One window of Pseudomonas sp. FP198 genomic DNA carries:
- a CDS encoding LysR family transcriptional regulator translates to MNKLSEMQALVAVGDTGSISEAARRLGTAKSMVSERIQQLEKRLGCILLERGRQTRLTESGEVFYRHCTRILADIEDAENAVLTSQSIVRGSLRIAVPMAFGMRYLTPMLASFAEQYPDLNLDVEFDDRRVNLQEEGFDAAVRIGELPDSSLIAKIITPNRHIICGSPGYLSRHGTPQIPQDLAQHFAMLYVNREPHGMWTLPVNDTLQSFRVRCRMRTNCGHQLMEAAKAGLGLAILPTFLAAEAIVAGELVEVLEPYAPRGGNISIVYRQSQKASSKLHALSNFLSEAIGDPPIWERMLAVSSQAQY, encoded by the coding sequence ATGAACAAGCTATCTGAAATGCAGGCTTTAGTGGCAGTAGGGGACACGGGGAGTATTTCCGAGGCCGCTCGTCGTTTGGGTACGGCTAAGTCGATGGTTTCTGAGCGCATCCAGCAACTGGAAAAACGCCTAGGTTGCATCCTGCTAGAGCGTGGCCGGCAGACTCGCCTGACCGAATCTGGTGAGGTCTTTTACCGTCATTGCACCAGGATCCTTGCCGATATTGAAGATGCCGAAAACGCAGTGCTGACTTCTCAGTCGATTGTTCGAGGGAGTTTACGCATCGCTGTTCCGATGGCGTTCGGTATGCGATATCTGACCCCAATGTTGGCGTCTTTTGCCGAGCAATACCCCGACTTGAACCTGGACGTTGAGTTCGACGACCGCCGCGTCAACTTGCAGGAAGAGGGTTTTGATGCGGCGGTACGCATTGGCGAATTACCGGACTCTTCGCTGATCGCCAAAATCATTACGCCTAACCGCCATATCATCTGTGGCAGCCCTGGCTATCTAAGTAGGCATGGCACGCCTCAGATACCCCAAGACTTGGCTCAGCATTTCGCCATGCTCTACGTTAATCGCGAACCACATGGCATGTGGACGCTGCCGGTGAACGACACATTGCAATCATTTCGCGTGCGCTGCCGAATGCGTACTAACTGCGGCCATCAGTTGATGGAGGCGGCAAAGGCCGGTCTAGGGCTCGCTATATTGCCCACATTTCTGGCCGCGGAGGCAATCGTAGCCGGGGAATTGGTGGAAGTATTGGAACCTTATGCCCCTCGAGGAGGAAACATTTCTATCGTTTATCGTCAGTCGCAAAAAGCCTCGTCCAAGCTCCACGCGCTGAGCAACTTCCTTAGCGAAGCGATCGGCGATCCGCCAATTTGGGAGCGGATGCTGGCGGTCAGTTCGCAAGCGCAGTATTGA
- a CDS encoding nuclear transport factor 2 family protein has protein sequence MNTYKIKSLAAAITLATCIFTLTPAAAQSTSEAQSAASLSVVMEFLANTAPDKVEAAAKRLAAPDATYVSLNFENPELQKIMPWTGTNKGPTAFSSLFMQVSDYWKIEDFTVTTKIASGEDVAIFGKFTYRSVAVNHVFTSPFSIHAKVRDGKMTYFQFMEDTYASASSFRQSGSWIVKTSKNAAPFTVGAH, from the coding sequence ATGAACACCTATAAAATTAAGTCGCTCGCTGCAGCAATTACGCTTGCCACGTGCATTTTCACTCTCACGCCTGCAGCGGCACAGTCAACTAGCGAAGCGCAGTCTGCCGCTTCACTTTCGGTTGTCATGGAATTCCTGGCCAACACGGCGCCCGACAAAGTTGAAGCTGCTGCAAAGAGACTTGCGGCTCCAGACGCAACCTATGTCTCGCTCAACTTCGAGAATCCGGAACTGCAAAAAATCATGCCATGGACCGGCACTAACAAGGGGCCAACAGCTTTTAGCTCGCTATTCATGCAGGTCTCGGATTACTGGAAGATCGAAGACTTCACCGTCACTACCAAAATCGCATCCGGCGAGGATGTTGCGATCTTCGGTAAGTTCACTTACCGCTCCGTGGCGGTTAACCACGTGTTCACCTCACCGTTTTCCATACACGCCAAGGTTCGTGACGGAAAGATGACCTACTTCCAGTTCATGGAAGACACCTACGCGTCTGCCAGTTCGTTCCGGCAGTCTGGTTCGTGGATCGTAAAGACATCAAAGAACGCCGCCCCCTTCACGGTAGGGGCCCACTGA
- a CDS encoding sigma-54-dependent Fis family transcriptional regulator, with amino-acid sequence MVASYKPGLTYSGFQDLSEQIRFQSTEGKIWFGEQRMLLMQVSAMANLRRELMNTLGIERAKGFFLRLGYQSGLKDAEMAHKLRPDSPQLEMFLVGPQLHSLKGMVNAKPIQLEIDQETGHFYCELEWIDSFEVETCLTEVGLMEEPVCWSLLGYACAYSSSFMKREIIIQETSCRGCGDERCIIIGKPAEEWENAAQFRRYFQADPIIEELYELQSQISSLRTSLAKQEGHYYGIGRSPAYLKVCRMIDKAAKGRISVLLLGETGVGKEVIARSVHLRSERAEQAFVAVNCAAIPQDLIEAELFGVEKGAYTGANQTRPGRFERAHGGTIFLDEVVELTPRAQATLLRVLQEGEFERVGDSRTRKIDVRVIAATNESLADAVEAGRFRADLYYRLNVFPVQVPPLRERLEDLPLLVEHFLSKFHLQYHKRTLGLSDKALELCLQYAWPGNIRELENVLERGVILTDSNETIGQEALFAVFPKASNQLGDRINADGALVQAIDAQSAADWVTQIFEMDVSLEAVEEQLMRRAMELAQQNVSQAARILGLSRPALAYRLKKSGILDDGRAD; translated from the coding sequence ATGGTTGCCAGTTACAAGCCGGGGCTCACGTATTCCGGATTTCAGGACCTGAGCGAGCAGATCCGGTTTCAAAGCACAGAAGGCAAGATCTGGTTTGGCGAACAGAGAATGCTGCTGATGCAAGTGTCGGCGATGGCTAACTTGCGCCGTGAACTCATGAATACGCTCGGGATCGAGCGCGCGAAGGGTTTTTTCCTCAGGCTTGGCTACCAATCGGGCCTCAAAGACGCCGAAATGGCGCACAAGCTTAGGCCAGACAGTCCGCAGTTGGAGATGTTTCTGGTTGGTCCGCAGCTGCACTCCCTGAAGGGCATGGTCAATGCGAAACCCATTCAGCTTGAGATTGATCAGGAGACCGGCCACTTCTACTGCGAACTTGAATGGATTGACTCCTTTGAAGTCGAGACCTGTCTGACCGAGGTGGGGCTGATGGAGGAGCCGGTTTGCTGGTCCTTGTTGGGCTATGCATGCGCGTACAGCTCTTCGTTCATGAAGCGGGAAATCATCATCCAGGAAACAAGTTGCCGCGGATGCGGGGATGAGCGCTGCATCATCATTGGAAAACCCGCTGAGGAATGGGAGAACGCTGCGCAGTTCAGACGTTACTTTCAAGCCGACCCCATCATCGAGGAACTGTATGAACTGCAATCGCAGATCAGCTCACTGCGCACGAGTCTCGCGAAGCAGGAAGGTCATTACTACGGCATAGGTCGCTCGCCTGCTTACCTGAAGGTATGCAGGATGATCGACAAGGCAGCCAAGGGCAGGATTTCGGTTTTGCTGCTCGGAGAAACGGGTGTCGGCAAAGAGGTTATCGCCCGGAGCGTGCACCTTCGAAGCGAGCGTGCCGAGCAAGCATTTGTAGCTGTGAACTGTGCTGCCATTCCGCAGGATCTGATTGAAGCCGAGTTGTTTGGCGTCGAAAAAGGCGCGTATACCGGCGCCAATCAGACCCGCCCGGGGCGCTTCGAACGCGCCCACGGCGGTACCATTTTTCTGGACGAGGTGGTGGAGCTAACGCCCAGAGCGCAGGCGACCCTACTGCGGGTATTACAAGAGGGTGAGTTCGAACGGGTGGGAGACTCTCGGACTCGCAAGATCGATGTGCGAGTCATAGCGGCCACCAATGAAAGCCTCGCCGATGCAGTCGAGGCGGGTCGATTTCGCGCTGATCTGTATTACCGCCTGAATGTGTTTCCGGTACAGGTTCCGCCCTTGCGCGAACGGCTTGAGGACCTGCCGCTGCTGGTCGAGCACTTTCTAAGCAAATTTCACCTGCAGTACCACAAGCGCACGCTGGGTCTGTCGGACAAGGCTCTGGAACTGTGCCTTCAATACGCCTGGCCCGGGAATATCCGCGAATTGGAGAATGTGCTCGAACGTGGTGTCATCCTGACCGACAGCAATGAAACCATAGGGCAAGAGGCGCTCTTCGCCGTCTTCCCGAAGGCGAGCAATCAGCTCGGTGACCGTATCAACGCCGACGGCGCGCTCGTCCAGGCCATCGACGCGCAAAGCGCCGCCGATTGGGTCACGCAGATCTTCGAAATGGACGTAAGCCTGGAGGCTGTGGAAGAACAGCTGATGCGACGCGCAATGGAGCTTGCTCAACAAAACGTTTCGCAAGCCGCTCGCATTTTAGGCCTGAGCCGCCCTGCACTGGCTTACCGGCTGAAAAAAAGCGGCATCCTCGACGACGGTCGCGCCGACTGA